TCCATTCCGCCGGCTACGATTATATCAGCATCTCCAGACAGTATAGCCTGTGCAGCAAGGTGAACCGTTTTCAGCCCTGAACCGCAAACTTTATTGATTGTCATAGAAGGAATGTTTTCCGGCAATCCTGCTTTAATAGCTGCCTGTCGTGCAGGATTTTGGCCAAGGCCTGCCTGAAGGACATTCCCCATAATGACCTCGTCCACCTGCTCCCCTTTTAATCCCGCTTTTTCGAGAGCGTCCTTAATAACGATAGCTCCAAGCTCAGGAGCAGATACACCCTTCAGCGATCCCCCAAAACTTCCAATTGCCGTACGGACTGCACTTACGATGACCACTTCATTGTTGCTCATTTTCTCATTCATCCCCTTTTTTCATTGGTTCATAGATTGGTTTCGCTAAATAAAGATAAATTCCTTCAAAATTTTCAAGATTCAAATTTCATTTGCATCTAATGCTAGTAAACTACTAATATAGAAATATGTAAACCCTTTCATAGAAAAGCGGAACCGACTGTTCAGCCCCGACAGGCAGATAAGAATTCACTCGAAAAGTCCGGTTTTGACTTTTTGGGGGAATTTATTCTGACCGAGGGGTTAGGAGGTGGAGCTAGACAACACGAAAAGCGGAATCGCCCGTTCAGCCCCGACAGGCAGATAAGGATACGACAGAAAAGAATCAACTGGAATAGGCCAATTGAAGTGAAAGTCGATAATTCGACACTTTTGTAATTAATCCCAAGACTTTCTCGATTTATTCCAAGACTTTCTCGATTTATTCCAAGACTTTCTCGATTTATTCCATGACTTTTTCGGTTTTTCCCGAGACTTTCTCGTTTTATTCCGAGACTTTCGTTATTGCGGTGGCGTTCGCTGCGGAATCCCCTGTTACGCCCCGCAAACAGGAAATGCATTCAGGCTGTGCCGAACGATCGGCTGCAGGCATCTATCTGACACACTCATTTTAGAAAGGCTGGTGCTTCAAGTTGAATCTTCCTGAACAGGTGACATTAATTGAAGTTGGCCCCCGTGATGGGCTTCAAAATGAAAAAAATGAAATTCCGACCGATATTAAGGTTCAGTTTATCAAGGAGTTAAAAAAAGCAGGATTTAAGGAAATGGAGCTGACATCGTTTGTTTCTCCAAAGTGGGTTCCCCAATTGAAGGATGCGGGAGATATTATTAAATACTGCACGGATGAGAGCCGGAATCTTGTGCTGACTCCGAACAAAAAAGGCGTGGCGCGGGCAATAGAGGCAAAGTGCCTGAATATAGCCTTCTTCGTGGGTGTAAGCGAGTCCTTTAATTTAAAGAATATTAATTCAACAACGAAAGAAAGCATGGAAAAGCTTCTGCCTCAAATCCGCGAGTTAAAAGCAGAAGGATACTTTATTCGGGCATGTGTTTCCACTGCTTTCTACTGTCCGTATGAAGGAAAAATTCATCCTGATGCTGTTCTGAACATTTGTCAGCAGTTTGCTGATGCCGGAGTGGATGATTTAAGTGTGGCTGATACAATTGGAATGGCGAATCCTCTTGAGGTTTATGAGCTTTTTTCCCGCTTGAAAGCTCAATTTCCTGACACGCTGCTGACGGCTCATTTTCATGATACGCGCGGCATGGCACTTGCGAATATTTATGCTGCTTTGCAGGCTGGAGTAGACAGGTTTGACACTTCTGCCGGCGGACTTGGAGGCTGTCCGTTTGCACCGGGCGCCACTGGAAATGCAGCGACTGAAGATGTTCTTCATATGCTGGAGACTATGAACATTGAGACTGGGATTGAGATGAATCAGCTTTTAAAAGCAGTAGAAGTGATTGAGCCCCATCTTGCAGGAGCGATTCAAAGCAAACAGTATCAGCTGAGCAAACGGGAGAATGCGGTTAAGTAAGAAATGCGGAAACAATGGCGGCAGCACAGCTTGGCAAACCTAATAAAAACAGCTGGGTCTCCGCTGAGAAATGCATTTGTCAGCAGGATCAGATCCCGTAGCAAATGAGGACACCCCCGGACATCATGATGAAAAACGATTGAAGATTCTTTGCAGCAAAACTGATGATACCCGCTATACATGCAATTACAATTCCAGTTCCCAATGCTTTCATGTTTTCACGCTCCCTCCTCTTTAAACGTATTGGATAGCAGGATGTTTCATTTTAGCCGTATAATTTCTCTTCTTTTTCCAAACGTTAGGATTATAGAAAGGAGCGAGGTCTCATGTCACAAGAAAAAAGTTCTAAAAGTCAAAAAGGAAAACCAAATGCTGATACCGTAAAGAAAACGATGGCGTTTGAAGAAATGGAAAAGGCTGTACATCCGACAAAGCGTCAAAATTCTGAACAGTGATCATGCAGCAAGCCGTCCTGGCTTGTTTTTTTTGCCTGAAATGCGACTATCCTTATTTCCCGTCCGGCTTTTCTCATGCTAAAATAATTTCATAACCTTTGAGAGGAAAATGCATATGAAAAAATGGCTGATCGGAGCAGGCATTGTTCTCTCCTACATTTTTATCGTGGGATTCTTTTTTACCAATCAGATGATGTACATGAAAAAGAAGACGGATAAAGAAATTATTGACCGTGAAAAAAAGGACGGACATTACGATGAGAAGGAATTTGATTCTTATAACAAAATTGAAGTTTCCATCCCTTCGAAATTCGGCTATGACATTAAAGGCATGCTTATCGCCCCTCATAAAACCTATTCGTATGTGATTATTTGCCACGGGGTCACGATGAACCGGTATAATTCCATCAAGTACATGAAGCTCTTTTTAAACAGGGGTATGAACGTGCTGATCTATGATCACCGGAGACACGGGGAAACGGGCGGTAAAACGACGAGCTTTGGGCATTATGAAAAATTTGATCTCCAGTCTGTTGTGCACTGGCTGAAAGATCGGGTTGGCGATGAACTGCATCTCGGCATTCACGGAGAATCAATGGGAGCTGTTACCACGCTGCTTTATGCAGGCCTGGTTGAAGACGGGGCTGATTATTATATTGCCGATTGCCCATTTTCTGATTTACAGGAGCAGCTGCTGTACCGCTTAAAATCCGATTTTAAACTTCCGGGTTACCTGGTTATGCCGATCGCAAGACGCTTTCTTAAACTCCGCGACGGCTATTCTCTGCAGGATGTCTCCCCCATTGCTGTAATTGACCGTATCCATCATCCTGTTTTATTTATTCACAGCAAGGACGACGATTACATACCAGCTGCAATGACACAGCAATTGTTTGATAAAAAGCCTGGCTTCAAAAAGATTTACTTTGCTGAAAAAGGTGCGCATGCTATGTCCTATACCGAAAACCGGGAAGAATATGAACGCATCATTGATGAGTTTTTTGAGGAATTGAAGAAA
The window above is part of the Metabacillus dongyingensis genome. Proteins encoded here:
- a CDS encoding hydroxymethylglutaryl-CoA lyase, producing MNLPEQVTLIEVGPRDGLQNEKNEIPTDIKVQFIKELKKAGFKEMELTSFVSPKWVPQLKDAGDIIKYCTDESRNLVLTPNKKGVARAIEAKCLNIAFFVGVSESFNLKNINSTTKESMEKLLPQIRELKAEGYFIRACVSTAFYCPYEGKIHPDAVLNICQQFADAGVDDLSVADTIGMANPLEVYELFSRLKAQFPDTLLTAHFHDTRGMALANIYAALQAGVDRFDTSAGGLGGCPFAPGATGNAATEDVLHMLETMNIETGIEMNQLLKAVEVIEPHLAGAIQSKQYQLSKRENAVK
- a CDS encoding alpha/beta hydrolase, with amino-acid sequence MKKWLIGAGIVLSYIFIVGFFFTNQMMYMKKKTDKEIIDREKKDGHYDEKEFDSYNKIEVSIPSKFGYDIKGMLIAPHKTYSYVIICHGVTMNRYNSIKYMKLFLNRGMNVLIYDHRRHGETGGKTTSFGHYEKFDLQSVVHWLKDRVGDELHLGIHGESMGAVTTLLYAGLVEDGADYYIADCPFSDLQEQLLYRLKSDFKLPGYLVMPIARRFLKLRDGYSLQDVSPIAVIDRIHHPVLFIHSKDDDYIPAAMTQQLFDKKPGFKKIYFAEKGAHAMSYTENREEYERIIDEFFEELKKKRHTAKL